The nucleotide window GAAAGGGATCACAGACACCGCTCCCTCTCCCCGAGCTACCGGGGATCCTCGCCTGGGCTGCGGCAGCCGGACAGGCGGACAGACAGGCGGACAGACAGGCGGACAGACAGGCGGACAGACAGGCGGACAGACAGCCGGACAGGCGGACAGACAGCCGGACAGGCGGACAGACAGCCGGACAGGCGGACAGCCATTCCCCGGGACGGGCGGACAGATCCCTCCATCCCCTGGCACAGACAGACAGCCGGCACGGCACTGCCCGCCGGGACTGACAGACGGGGGGGCACAGAGGGTGCCAGGGGAGCCCCTGCTGCAGGGggaggacagagggacagaTGGACAGACGGACAgacggacagacagacagacggacagacagacagacggaCAGGCGGACAGAGAGCGGGGCGGACACGGAGCCCCCTCAGCCCCATCCCCGCACAGCGGGACGGGCACGTCGGGGTGTCCTGACCCGGCTGCGGGGTGAACATTAACACCgcggggggaggggaggagcgATCCGCGCCGGGACCGCTGGACCGGGGCCACCACTGGCCCAGGGCCACCCCTGCGCCCGGCGGCCAACCCAGGGACAGCCCAGTGCCAACCCAGTGCCAACCCAGTTCTAGCCCGGTGCCAGCTGACTGCCAGTCCTCTGCTAGCACAACGCCAGCCCAGTTCCAGCCCGGCTCCAGCCCAGTTCCAGCCCAGTTCCAGCCCGGCTCCAGCCCAGTGCCATTCCAGTGCCATTCCAGTTCCACCAGTCCCGGCACTGGACCTGCCCAAGTTACCTTCCACTTTTTCCTGGTCTTTTACCCCCTAAGGAGATGTCCCCCCCGAGTGTCCCCTGACACCCCAAAGTGTCGTGATCCCCCCGtgtgtccccaaccccccctgtgTTCCCTGAACCTCCCTGTGTGTCTTAACCCCCTCAAGTGTCCCTTAATGCCCCAGTACGTCCCCAGCCCCCACTGTATGTCCCCACGTGTCCCCGTCCCTCCCCCCCATGAGTGTTCCCACTGGGGGGATCCCAGTTCAGTGGGGGATGTCACAGAGTGTCCCTTCCTTCCCCCGTGGGGACAGGTTGGTGTCACCCCCCAGGTGGGTGGTAGGGGAAGACACTGGGACCCTGGTGTCCCCGGGAGGGGGTGGGGGTCCGGTGCTTGTGACCCCCCCCATGTAATTGTCCTTCTGCCACCTCTGCCCTCAGTATGTCTTCGATGACCTCAGCGGCTCCGTGTCACTGTCCTGGGTGGGCGACGGCACCGGGGTAAGCACTGGGGGggcccccaccccccaccctccccagagcagctgcagtcCCCTTGGGGAATGGGGGGCACAGCAGTGACCCCCTCCTGTGCCCGGGGGGGGATGGTGgcatggggaggggacagccctTCTTTTGTGGGGGGGTGTGACTGTCCCCACAGGAGTGGGGTTGGTcccagagcaggggctgtgacactgcctgtccccccccccaggtcATCCTCGTCCTGACAACGTTCCAGGTCCCTTTGGTCATCATGAGCTTTGGGCAGTCCAAGCTCTACCGCAGGTGAGACCCCCCCAGACTCCCCCCCAGACTTCAGGAACCCCCccagggggagctggggggggacagggacattCTGTCTGAGGTCCCTGACCAGTTCATCTCTTACATGAAGGACTGGGACATCCTGGACTCTCAGGGGTGACAGTTTTCCCCCCAGTCCTGGCTGGGGGTTGTGGTGTCTACTTAAAGCCCCCCCCTCAGCTGAGATGGGGGGGTgcacccccccccaaaaaaaaaaaaaaaggactttatCTGGGGGTGaccctgtccttgtccccaaACCCAGGGACACCCAAGTGCATGCAAggggggggctgtgctggcagaaggggggggacacagcaggCTGGAGGGTGGCCCCCCCCCACTTTCTCAAGACCCCCCCttgcttccccccctccctccagtGAGGATTATGGGAAAACCTTCACGGACATCACCCCCCTGATCAACAACACCTTCATCCGCACCGAGTTCGGGATGGCCATCAGCCCCGACAGCTCCGGGAAGGTACAGGCACCCCCGGGAGCTTTAACCCCTCCAGAATCGGAGGGCTGAGGGGGGCCACATCTAACCCACCCCCCCATTTCCCTTCCGTGCCCCCCAGGTTATCCTCACCGGGGATGTTTCTGGGGGCAGCCGTGGGGGGAGGATCTTCCGCTCCTCCGATTTCGCCAAAAACTTCATCCAGACCGAGCTGCCCTTCCACCCCCTGCTGCAGATCTCCTACCACCCCCAGCACTCCCACTGCCTCCTGGCCCTCAGCACCGAGGTGGGGGGGccactggggggggggtgggcaggATGAGACCCTcttctggggagggggggtgggcaAGAAGTCCTGGTGGTGATTCCTGAGGGATCAGctgggtgggggtgggggtggggtggTCTGGGGGACAATTTCCATCCCTAGGGTTGGGGAGaggctttttttggggggggaggggggggagaggctTCTTTTGAGGGGtagcttggtttttttgttgggagGCAACTTTATTTTTGGGGAGGGTCAAAAGGTCCTGGTGGTGATTCCTGAAAGATCAGCTgggtggggggtgggatggTTTGAGGGGGGATTTGCTGCACTaaattgaattaaaaagaaggggttttgggggggaggCTTTTTtgagttgtggtttttttttggaggggagcAACTTTATTCTTTTCTAGGGGGAGGGGTTTGACCATAACCAACCTCTGGTTCTTCCAGAATGGTCTCTGGCTCTCCAAGGACTTTGGGGAGACGTGGGAGGAGATCCACAAAGCTGTCTGCCTGGCCAAGTGGTGAGTGTGTACCCACTTTTGGGGggcagaaaagattttttagGGGGGAGGGTGGTGATATTGACAACCTGAGGAGGGGGGGAACACACCTCAGAGCTTCTTTTGGTTCTCCTCCCccaatttttctcttccccagggGTGCAGGTGACACCATCTTCTTCACCACTTACTTGAACAACTCTTGTAGTAAGTCCTTGATCTTGGGGTCCCTGGCACTTGGGGGTCTCTGGGGATCTGTAGGGTGGGGGAGTccttttggggaggggggggggggatccCCTCCTTAGACATCTTGGTGGCATCATCATCACCCAGCCTGGGGACTTCTTGAGACGTTTGGGGGTACACACACAGCCTCAGTGAGAGCTAATGAGGGTGGTGGCATCTCCCAGCTTGTTGATCCCCCATCCTCTCTCCCCAAGAAGCTGATCTGGGGTTCCTGGAGCTGAAGAAAACCCCAGACCTGGGCAAAACCTTCAAGGTCATCGCCACCAAGATTTATTCCTTCGGTTTGGGCGGCCGCTTTCTTTTTGCCTCCGTGATGACAGAGAAGGTCCttgtgccccccctgcccccaaCTCCCCGTGGTGGTTTGTCCCTTTCCCCATCAGGAGGACAAGGGGTGACCGTGTCTTGGCTCCTCAGGGTACCACCAGGAGGATCCACGTCTCCCTTGACCAAGGGGAGTCCTGGAACATGGCCCAGCTCCCCTCCGTGGGCCACGAGCAGTTTTACTCCATCCTGGCTGCCAACGACGACCTGGTGTTCATGCACGTGGATGAGCCAGGTGGTGAGTGATGCAGGGGACAAGGGACACCTCCTGGGGACAACCAGAAACCTCTCCTGCAGCAAACCAACCCCGTTCTCACCACACTTTTGTGGCActtgggctgggagggggggagttTGGTTTCCTGTTTCTGTGGTGGCCTGGtgggagcagctcagcttcccccttgtcactgctgtccccatgtcccctctGTGCAGACACGGGCTTCGGCACCATCTACACCTCGGATGACCGTGGCATTGTCTACTCCAAGTCCTTGGAACGTCACCTCTACACCACCACGGGGGGGGAGACTGACTTCACCAACGTCACCTCCCTGCGGGGCGTCTACATCACCAGCGTCCTCTCCGAAGGTTGGGTGGCTCCACCTGTGTCCCCCACCCAAAACTGGGGCTGTGCCCCACCCGGGATGGTGTCCTCCTGACCCACCCTggctcttcctccccccccttcaGACAACTCCATCCAGTCTGTCATCACCTTTGACCAGGGGGGGGCAATGGGTGCCCCTGCGCAGACCCAAGAACACCTCCTGTGACTCCACTGCCCGCAGCAAGGACAAGGTGGGGCCGTGTCCCCTGGGGGGGACCAGGGACCTTTGTCCTCTGGAGCCTCTGGGCAGAGCCAAGGGGGGACAAGGGGAAAGGGAATCCAACgacagggatgctgtgggggcCACTGTGGGGCTCTGGGTGGCACTATGAGGCTGTGGGTCAccctggggggctgtgggtcaccctggggggctgtgggtcACACCGTGGGCTGTGGGTCACCCTGTGGGCTGTGGGTCACACTGTGGGGCCATGGGTGGCACCATGAGGCTGAGTTACACCGTGGGGCAGTGGGTCACACTGTGGGGCTGTGGGTCACACTGTGGGGCAGTGGGTCACACCATGGGTCTCCCTGGGAATCCCTGAGCAGGCCAGGGGTCTCAGGGTGGGTGTGTGCCCCCCGGCTCCTGGACGTGTGTCCCCCCCCTGCAGTGCAGCCTCCACATCCACGCCTCCTACAGCATCTCCCAGAAGCTCAATGTCCCCATGGCCCCACTCTCTGAGCCCAACGCCGTTGGCATCGTCATCGCCCACGGTACCGACCCCGGGGTGGGCTCTGGGGGGGTGGGgacagcctggctgtgtgtcccccctccctctcACAAAATGCCTCTTGTCCCCCTGCAGGGAGCACGGGGGGGGCCATCTCGGTGATGAGCCCCGATGTCTACATCTCGGATGATGGGGGCTACACCTGGGCACGGATGCTGCAGGGTCCCCACCACTACGCCATCCTCGACTCGGGGGGGCTCCTGGTGGCCATCGAGCACACCAACCAGCCCATCAGTGTCCTCCAGTGGGTCAccaggggaaaagagggggtGGTGGGAGAAAAGAAGGGGTGGGGAGGACTGGGGGGTTGCAATGGTGCTGATCAGAGAATCAGAGAGtgggggggttggaagggacctctggagctcatccagtccaacccctgcacagcagcatcacccaggaacacatccaggggggtgggaaaggctccagagaaggagactccagaacctctctgggcagcctgggccagggctccctcaccctcaccctccagaagtttctcctcatgttgaggaGGAGCTTCCTGTGTTCTCCCTTCACCCCAGGATTCCTTGTCCTATTCCTGGCACCACTGGGAAGAGATTGGGCTcctcctcttgccccccacccctcagatcTTTACAGACAGTCacagatcccctctcagccccggggctctcactctttcttccc belongs to Calypte anna isolate BGI_N300 chromosome 26, bCalAnn1_v1.p, whole genome shotgun sequence and includes:
- the SORT1 gene encoding LOW QUALITY PROTEIN: sortilin (The sequence of the model RefSeq protein was modified relative to this genomic sequence to represent the inferred CDS: deleted 1 base in 1 codon) — its product is MALGAVVGNGTARERHRDQQHRHRDQRHRHPRGGGLEAAGGEACGGLRGFPAALGNNTHQYVFDDLSGSVSLSWVGDGTGVILVLTTFQVPLVIMSFGQSKLYRSEDYGKTFTDITPLINNTFIRTEFGMAISPDSSGKVILTGDVSGGSRGGRIFRSSDFAKNFIQTELPFHPLLQISYHPQHSHCLLALSTENGLWLSKDFGETWEEIHKAVCLAKWGAGDTIFFTTYLNNSCKADLGFLELKKTPDLGKTFKVIATKIYSFGLGGRFLFASVMTEKGTTRRIHVSLDQGESWNMAQLPSVGHEQFYSILAANDDLVFMHVDEPGDTGFGTIYTSDDRGIVYSKSLERHLYTTTGGETDFTNVTSLRGVYITSVLSEDNSIQSVITFDQGGQWVPLRRPKNTSCDSTARSKDKCSLHIHASYSISQKLNVPMAPLSEPNAVGIVIAHGSTGGAISVMSPDVYISDDGGYTWARMLQGPHHYAILDSGGLLVAIEHTNQPISVLQFSTDEGQCWHSYVFASQPIFFTGLASEPGARAMTVSIWGFHVTFLSRQWVSYTIDFSQLLSRTCEDKDYTIWLAHSSDPSAPSDGCILGYKEQYRRLRKSSVCRNGRDYAVTKQPSVCPCTLQDFLCDFGYYRPENQSVCVEQPELKGHDLEFCLYGRQELLKTSGYRKIPGDKCSGGESPSREEKDMKKKCTSNVLNPSQLAASPSSTPPSSTPIVLAVVAVLFLTSILGVLLVKKYVCGGRFLVHRYSVLRQHEANGTEGMDPPEPGSAPPKLGYHDDSDEDLLE